A stretch of DNA from Leptotrichia sp. oral taxon 215 str. W9775:
ACTATAACTCCAAGATTTTCTCCATTTCTATTTTTAATATCCCGACTTATTGATAAAAACCAGAGAGCTGAATTCATAGTTGCAGGATTCTTTCTTATAGGGTTAAATACAGGTATGTCAGAATTATTTATAGCATCAATATACCATGGTTCCTTCATCATATCAGTAGATATGTTCATATTATTTGTTTTATCACTGGACACAATGTTGCCGTTTTTTCCTATAACGGTAATATTTTTAATTCCTTTATTATTATCTAAAATAAAAGAAACCATTTTTTCAACACTTTGTCGGGAATTTTCATTTCCTGTTGTAAGAAAACTTTTAATATCAGTGTCTACTGATAGGAGATTAATTATATTTTTTAGTTTATCTACGTACAATGCAATATAACGGGTTGTAGTAATTACATTTTCATTAGTATATTCTATTTCCTTATTCATTATAATATATTTTGAAGTATAGTAAAAAATACTGCTTAGAAAAAGGACAAACAGAAAATTTCCAATCAGATAATAAAAAATTATTTGCAGCAGCATTGAATTTTTCATTGATTTTTTGAATTTCATAATTTCTCCAATACACTTTTTTTGAATTCTTTAGGTGTCATTCCAAAAGTTTTCTTGAATTTTGAATTAAAGTAGTTAAAATTTTCAATTCCGACAAGTTCTGCAATTTCATAGTTTTTCAAACCAGTTGTCAGAAGAAGAAGTTTTGCCTTTTCCATTCGTATGTTGTTCAGATAGTCCTGAAAAGGAATACCAAACAAATTTTTAAACAGGGAACTTAAATATCCTGAAGATAAGTCCATTTCATCAGCAAGTGAACTTAAGCTGAAGGAGACTTCACTATATTTTTCTTCCATTTTTTTAATTATCATATCTTTATATTTCTTATTTGAAACATCTTTATCAGAATCTTCTGAATGATTAATCTTATCAATAATTTTTCTGGCTTCATTGTATTTTTTATCTTCTTCAAGACTGTAAATCAGCTTTGAAATTATTTCGTTTATATCAGATTTAGAAACAGGTTTTAAGATGTAATCTTCGACACCTATTTTTAAGGCTTTCTGAGCATATTCAAAATAATCATATCCTGATATGATGGCTATTTTTACATCGTGTTTTATTTCTTTCATTTCCTGAGCCAGAGTAAGTCCATCTTTAAAAGGAATATTTATATCAAGTAAGAC
This window harbors:
- a CDS encoding response regulator; translation: MYSILIVDDEPIIRRGIKTFIDFEKYKINDIYEAEDGNSAFKTFSDVLPNLVLLDINIPFKDGLTLAQEMKEIKHDVKIAIISGYDYFEYAQKALKIGVEDYILKPVSKSDINEIISKLIYSLEEDKKYNEARKIIDKINHSEDSDKDVSNKKYKDMIIKKMEEKYSEVSFSLSSLADEMDLSSGYLSSLFKNLFGIPFQDYLNNIRMEKAKLLLLTTGLKNYEIAELVGIENFNYFNSKFKKTFGMTPKEFKKSVLEKL